The following nucleotide sequence is from Prosthecobacter sp..
CGCAGCAGCATCTCGCGAAATACCCCACTGTCGATCCGCAGTTCCTGCTCCTCGATCAGCTTCGGCTCCAGGGCGGTCAGCCGCGCCAGTTTCTTCACCACGACCTCACGCTCTGTCTTCGTCAAATCGTTGCCCTTGAGCAGCGCGGACGCATACTCACCGAACGCAAACTCACGCGACTCCGCCACCGCTTTCTTGAAATCCGCCTGCAAATCCGGCGGCAGCTTCTTGTGATAGTGCGCCGTCGCCGTCATCGCCGACAGCCCCACGAGATACGGCATCTCATTCAGTGGCCCTGAGATCAGCGTCGCGTAGTCCAGCAGACCGGAAACGATGATGATCCCGTTCAAATACATGCGATGCCTCTGCTGCAGGTGCTGCGCCAGCCCGCCGCCGCGGATGCCTCCATAGCTCTCCCCTGCGATGAATTTCGGCGACCGCCAGCGCTTTTCCCGCGTCACCCACAAGCGCATGAATTCGCCCACGCTCTGGATGTCCTCCTGCACGCCGAGGAACTCATTCACGTTCTTCGGATCCTCCGCGCGGCTGAACCCCGTGTTCACCGGATCAATGAAAACCAGGTCCGTCACATCCAGCAGTGAGAATTCATTGTTCACCAGTCCGCCAGGCGGCTTCGGTGGGGTCAATCCATCCGCTGGCAAATCCACGCGTTTGGGACCGAAAGCTCCCAGATGCAGCCACACCGAGCTGCTGCCTGGTCCACCGTTGAAGCAAAACGTCACCGGGCGCGCACTCACATCACCCGCATTCTTCATCGTGTAGGCCGTGTAAAACACCTGCGCCGAAGGTTTCCCATCCGGCTTCAAAATCGGCAGTGTTCCCGCCTTCGCCTCATAAGTGATCTCCTTGCCGCCAATCGTCACCTTGCCCTCGGTCACCACCGGTTTGTCGTCCTCGGGCTTCTTCGCGTCTTTTTTTTCGTCGGCCTTTTCGTCTTTCTTCTCAGCGGGCGGCGATTCAGGCTTGTTCGGCTTCGCCTCTTCGGCGGAAAGGCAGACTGGCATCACGAGAGCCAGCCACGAGGCATAAAGGGTCGGTTGAATACGCATGGCGGCGCGGAGCATGGCATGGGCTGCCGTCGAAGGGAATGATTTTTCTACAACTGCCCTGCGGGGATCACTTCGCCACCGCCACGCCCTTCGCGAAGAGCCAGGCGTGCATTTCCTCCTCTTCAAACACCTTGCCCACGATACCGTGGCCACCGGAGGGATACTCGGTGTATTTGCAGTCCTTGTCCCGTTTCAGTGCCTCGGCGAGTGCTCGTGAGTAGTCCACTTTCACCGTCGCATCATCAGCGGCGTGAAACAGCCACAGCGGCACTTTTTTGAAGGTTCCCGCCGTGTCCGGCCCGGTGCAGCCCGCCACGGCGACTCCGGCGGCAAACAGTCGCGATTCGCTGTTGATGAGATGGCAGGTGCCAAAGCCGCCCATCGAGTAGCCGACGCAATAGACGCGGTTTTTGTCGATCGGAAGCGATTTGAGCAGCTCTTTGACGAGCGAAACGGCCTCCTCGCCCGGTTTGTCGCTCCAGCCGCCGCCCGTGCCGCCGTAGGGCTGGTAGCAAAGCGGCGCGGCGATGATGCA
It contains:
- a CDS encoding prolyl oligopeptidase family serine peptidase, whose translation is MNLTRIITTLFLIACSLHAREWISSDGRKLQADFVSATATHVTLKIAGKDTPVPLNRLSAADQAFVKEQAAKPSTPKKIEGVFAELITGDWALSKHKDLPFALYGAKELDAAKSYPLILALHGKSQNNENGLQVGGWMKSFLKEDRYTKNPCIIAAPLCYQPYGGTGGGWSDKPGEEAVSLVKELLKSLPIDKNRVYCVGYSMGGFGTCHLINSESRLFAAGVAVAGCTGPDTAGTFKKVPLWLFHAADDATVKVDYSRALAEALKRDKDCKYTEYPSGGHGIVGKVFEEEEMHAWLFAKGVAVAK
- a CDS encoding peptidase S10, which encodes MLRAAMRIQPTLYASWLALVMPVCLSAEEAKPNKPESPPAEKKDEKADEKKDAKKPEDDKPVVTEGKVTIGGKEITYEAKAGTLPILKPDGKPSAQVFYTAYTMKNAGDVSARPVTFCFNGGPGSSSVWLHLGAFGPKRVDLPADGLTPPKPPGGLVNNEFSLLDVTDLVFIDPVNTGFSRAEDPKNVNEFLGVQEDIQSVGEFMRLWVTREKRWRSPKFIAGESYGGIRGGGLAQHLQQRHRMYLNGIIIVSGLLDYATLISGPLNEMPYLVGLSAMTATAHYHKKLPPDLQADFKKAVAESREFAFGEYASALLKGNDLTKTEREVVVKKLARLTALEPKLIEEQELRIDSGVFREMLLRDQKLVLGAYDARVTGRDGDESENHPQIEPFMRVVGSIAAASMNAYLREELKYEKDLPYEVLASQPSWNHGKGNSYTSVSGMLADAIRQNPHLKVLALVGWRDLVTPPDNMMLSVRQMRLPDELRGNIEFAEYESGHMMYTNRPDMEKMHADITAFITKALK